A window of the SAR324 cluster bacterium genome harbors these coding sequences:
- a CDS encoding 4-alpha-glucanotransferase, which translates to MTDTFTQRRGGILLHPTALPSPHGIGGLGPMAYRFVDLLEATGLTLWQDLPLGPTSFGYSPYQSPSAFAGNPLLISLELLQEEGYWEAPEFLPNFPVDQVDFPQVASWKQSQLRQAFQNFQQQASEEDRNAFADYCLQEVNWLDDFALFMAVKEHCGGTSWNQWPTHLTQREPQALTQFRAEHAATITEVQWQQFIFDRQASTRLCHSAEGGILRRHPNFRSIRQR; encoded by the coding sequence ATGACTGATACCTTCACACAGCGGCGGGGTGGAATTCTACTCCATCCAACCGCCCTCCCCAGTCCACATGGAATTGGTGGCCTGGGTCCAATGGCTTATCGATTTGTCGATCTGCTTGAAGCAACTGGCCTGACACTCTGGCAGGACCTGCCACTTGGGCCTACCTCCTTTGGCTACTCCCCTTACCAGTCTCCCTCTGCATTTGCCGGCAATCCACTACTGATCAGCCTTGAGTTGCTACAGGAAGAGGGTTACTGGGAGGCTCCAGAATTCCTGCCAAATTTCCCTGTTGATCAAGTTGACTTTCCTCAGGTTGCTTCCTGGAAACAGTCCCAACTACGTCAAGCCTTTCAAAACTTTCAGCAACAAGCTTCTGAAGAAGATCGAAACGCCTTTGCAGATTATTGTTTGCAGGAAGTTAATTGGCTGGATGATTTCGCACTCTTCATGGCAGTCAAGGAACATTGTGGGGGAACATCCTGGAATCAATGGCCCACTCATCTCACACAAAGAGAACCCCAAGCACTGACCCAGTTTCGAGCTGAACACGCAGCCACAATCACCGAAGTACAATGGCAACAATTCATCTTTGACCGTCAAGCGTCTACGAGATTATGCCACTCAGCGGAAGGTGGAATTCTTCGGAGACATCCCAATTTTCGTAGCATACGACAGCGCTGA